The following are from one region of the Candidatus Deferrimicrobium borealis genome:
- a CDS encoding DUF4810 domain-containing protein, with translation MSARRPSFLLLAAIAAAAAGCAPRTAYLWGDYDAVLSAHYANPQDSERYLERLGQIVQKAEVEKDRIPPGLYAEYGYALFEAGRLDEALTYYRKEREEWEESRVFMDKMIRNTRRLKENRPGPAPGGDLPPPAGVLPGAAPAGEAK, from the coding sequence GTGTCTGCCCGCCGTCCCTCCTTTCTCCTGCTGGCCGCGATCGCGGCGGCTGCAGCCGGTTGCGCCCCGAGGACCGCCTACCTCTGGGGGGACTACGACGCGGTGCTTTCCGCCCACTACGCGAATCCGCAGGACAGCGAGCGGTACCTCGAGCGGCTGGGGCAGATCGTCCAGAAGGCGGAGGTCGAGAAGGACAGGATCCCGCCCGGGTTGTACGCGGAGTACGGGTACGCCCTCTTCGAGGCGGGCCGGCTCGACGAGGCGCTCACGTATTACCGGAAGGAACGGGAGGAGTGGGAGGAGTCCCGCGTCTTCATGGACAAGATGATCCGGAACACCCGGCGGCTGAAGGAGAACCGACCGGGGCCGGCGCCGGGCGGGGACCTTCCTCCGCCGGCAGGGGTTCTCCCGGGGGCCGCGCCGGCCGGGGAAGCGAAATGA
- a CDS encoding thiamine pyrophosphate-dependent dehydrogenase E1 component subunit alpha: protein MTDAGILSVLRPDGTADPLLDPGLPDPELLSLYRHMVLLRAIDEKAVALQRSGRIAFFAPSTGQEACSIGAGHAVREGDWIFPAYRDHGVGLMRGYPLASLIGQLFGHTTDATRGRQMPNHWCDRSIRLVSVSSPVATQLTHAVGAAYAAKVRGERVAVLATFGDGGTSTGDFHAAMNFTGVFRLPVVFFCENNRYAISHPVERQTASRTLSEKAAGYGLPGVRVDGNDVLAVRKVVGDAMERARAGEGGTLIEALTYRLGPHSTSDDPTVYRSEAEVAGWREKDPIRRFAAFLKGRGLLEDPAAEEAGAKEIVRAAVEVAEGAPPVPLSSMFEDVYAEIPWHLAEQRDSLLSGTG, encoded by the coding sequence ATGACGGACGCGGGGATTCTTTCGGTCCTTCGTCCGGACGGGACGGCCGATCCGTTGCTCGATCCGGGGCTGCCCGATCCGGAGCTGCTCTCCCTCTACCGGCACATGGTGCTGCTGCGGGCGATCGACGAGAAGGCGGTCGCCCTTCAGCGGTCCGGCCGGATCGCCTTCTTCGCCCCGTCGACCGGACAGGAGGCGTGCTCGATCGGGGCGGGACACGCCGTGCGCGAGGGGGACTGGATCTTCCCGGCGTACCGGGACCACGGGGTGGGGCTGATGCGGGGGTATCCGCTCGCCTCCCTGATCGGCCAGCTCTTCGGGCACACGACGGACGCGACGCGGGGGCGGCAGATGCCGAACCACTGGTGCGACCGGTCCATCCGCCTGGTGTCGGTCTCCTCCCCGGTGGCCACGCAGCTCACCCATGCCGTCGGGGCGGCGTACGCGGCGAAGGTGCGCGGGGAGCGGGTCGCCGTCCTCGCCACCTTCGGCGACGGCGGGACCTCCACGGGGGACTTCCACGCGGCGATGAACTTCACCGGGGTCTTCCGCCTGCCGGTGGTCTTTTTCTGCGAGAACAACCGGTACGCCATCTCCCACCCCGTGGAGCGCCAGACGGCCTCAAGGACGCTGTCGGAGAAAGCCGCGGGGTACGGCCTTCCCGGCGTCCGCGTCGACGGCAACGACGTGCTGGCGGTCCGCAAGGTCGTCGGGGACGCGATGGAGCGCGCGCGGGCCGGGGAGGGGGGCACGCTGATCGAGGCGCTCACGTATCGCCTCGGGCCGCACTCGACCTCCGACGACCCGACCGTCTACCGGTCGGAAGCGGAGGTGGCGGGGTGGCGCGAGAAGGACCCGATCCGGCGGTTCGCCGCGTTCCTCAAGGGGCGGGGCCTGCTCGAGGACCCGGCCGCGGAGGAGGCGGGGGCGAAGGAGATCGTACGGGCGGCGGTCGAGGTTGCGGAGGGAGCCCCTCCCGTGCCGCTGTCCAGCATGTTCGAGGATGTCTACGCGGAAATCCCGTGGCACCTCGCCGAGCAGCGCGACTCCCTGCTCTCCGGGACGGGGTGA
- a CDS encoding Wzz/FepE/Etk N-terminal domain-containing protein: MADPQLPENDVKSVADIVGILRRRKWNVVVPAVAVFGLAALLAIFLPRTYRSTTTILIEEQEIPREYVATNITSFADQRLQTINQRIMSTTNLIEVMNRFHLYPELKDRQTTDEIIERMRKKDIKFATISADVIDPRSGRPAQATIAFSVSYEGKSPETVQQVAAELASLYLQENLKTRERQSSETYKFMEDEMKDVQGKAAALDAKIAEYKQKHITSLPELAQLNQQAVDQVDRDLDRMQDQMRTLRERESYLEQQLAGIPPDTADREKENLKELRARLVELKIRYSDEYPDVAKTKAAIKDMESRLKESGRLVQGTQPDNPAYITLSSQLAGVRSEIGSVKRQIKDLQAKRTTFRQRIEAAPRVEEGYRTLVTERNNLQAKSDELSRKSMDAKVAHGLEKEQLGERFTIVEAARLPERPASPNIPAILLIGLVLGLGSGVGFAAVKESSDTTVHSLEQLSSAVAFPALVAIPEIVTPKDIRRRKMRNGLLVGTSLAAIAIGVVLFHFYVMDLDVVWAKLMRRMIL, encoded by the coding sequence ATGGCGGATCCACAGCTCCCCGAGAACGACGTCAAGAGCGTCGCCGACATCGTCGGCATCCTGCGGCGCAGGAAGTGGAACGTCGTCGTCCCCGCCGTTGCCGTCTTCGGGCTGGCGGCGCTGCTCGCCATCTTCCTCCCCAGGACGTACAGGTCCACCACGACGATCCTGATCGAGGAGCAGGAGATCCCGCGCGAGTACGTGGCGACCAACATCACCAGCTTCGCGGACCAGCGGCTCCAGACGATCAACCAGCGGATCATGAGCACCACGAACCTGATCGAGGTGATGAACCGGTTCCACCTGTACCCGGAGCTGAAGGACCGGCAGACGACCGACGAGATCATCGAACGGATGCGGAAGAAGGACATCAAGTTCGCCACCATCAGCGCGGACGTCATCGACCCCCGCTCCGGCCGGCCCGCCCAGGCCACCATCGCCTTCAGCGTCAGCTACGAGGGGAAGAGCCCCGAGACGGTCCAGCAGGTCGCCGCCGAGCTGGCATCCCTCTACCTCCAGGAGAACCTGAAGACCCGGGAGCGCCAGTCGTCCGAGACGTACAAGTTCATGGAAGACGAGATGAAGGACGTGCAGGGGAAAGCGGCCGCCCTCGACGCGAAGATCGCCGAATACAAGCAGAAGCACATCACGTCCCTCCCGGAGCTCGCCCAGCTCAACCAGCAGGCCGTCGACCAGGTGGACCGGGACCTCGACCGGATGCAGGACCAGATGCGGACGCTGCGGGAGCGGGAGAGCTACCTGGAGCAGCAGCTGGCGGGGATCCCGCCGGACACGGCCGACCGGGAGAAGGAGAACCTCAAGGAGCTGCGGGCGCGGCTGGTGGAGCTGAAGATCCGGTACTCCGACGAGTACCCCGACGTGGCCAAGACGAAGGCGGCCATCAAGGACATGGAGAGCCGGTTGAAGGAGAGCGGCCGGCTCGTCCAGGGGACCCAGCCGGACAACCCGGCGTACATCACCCTCTCCTCGCAATTGGCGGGGGTCCGGTCGGAGATCGGCTCGGTGAAGCGCCAGATCAAGGACCTCCAGGCGAAGCGGACCACCTTCCGCCAGCGGATCGAGGCGGCCCCGCGGGTGGAGGAGGGGTACCGGACGCTGGTGACCGAGCGGAACAACCTGCAGGCGAAGTCCGACGAGCTGAGCAGGAAGTCGATGGACGCCAAGGTCGCCCACGGGCTCGAGAAGGAGCAGCTCGGGGAGCGGTTCACCATCGTGGAGGCGGCGCGGCTGCCGGAGAGGCCGGCAAGCCCCAACATCCCGGCGATCCTTCTGATCGGGCTGGTGCTGGGGCTGGGAAGCGGCGTGGGGTTCGCGGCCGTGAAGGAAAGCTCCGACACCACGGTGCACAGCCTCGAGCAGCTGAGCTCCGCGGTGGCGTTCCCCGCCCTCGTCGCGATCCCCGAGATCGTCACGCCGAAGGACATCCGCCGGCGGAAGATGCGGAACGGCCTGCTGGTGGGCACCTCTCTTGCCGCGATCGCCATCGGCGTGGTGCTGTTCCACTTCTACGTGATGGACCTGGACGTGGTCTGGGCGAAGCTGATGCGGAGGATGATTCTGTGA
- a CDS encoding UDP-2,3-diacylglucosamine diphosphatase, producing MEKGVPISPDRAIFLADAHLNQKDIHTRNFLALADRAAEDKIPLFLLGDVFDLWFGNPGLTFGFQKPVIEHLRRLRREGLRLYYVEGNRDFYLKREHEGTTFDVVSEGSMQAAVGKKRVYLTHGDTVNRADFVYRFWKGISKSRLANEAVAHLPPSVILPMADWIERNFKRSNRRYRGSFPEREARDYSLRLFGEGIDFVILGHFHQERLDRFSREASTKVVAVLPSWKDRWRYFYLTAEGAYGFRAFKAGEPLLPLTAIPTPEPGRS from the coding sequence ATGGAAAAAGGGGTTCCGATCTCTCCGGACCGGGCGATCTTCCTCGCGGACGCCCACCTGAACCAGAAAGATATCCACACCCGCAACTTCCTCGCCCTCGCCGACAGGGCGGCGGAGGATAAGATCCCCCTCTTCCTCCTCGGGGACGTGTTCGACCTCTGGTTCGGCAACCCCGGGCTCACCTTCGGGTTCCAGAAACCGGTCATCGAACATTTACGGAGGTTGCGGCGGGAGGGGTTGCGCCTGTACTACGTGGAGGGGAACCGCGACTTCTACCTGAAGCGGGAGCACGAGGGGACGACGTTCGACGTCGTCTCGGAGGGATCGATGCAGGCGGCGGTCGGGAAGAAGCGGGTGTACCTGACCCACGGGGACACGGTGAACCGCGCCGATTTCGTCTACCGGTTCTGGAAGGGGATCTCGAAGAGCCGCCTCGCCAACGAAGCGGTCGCCCACCTGCCTCCGTCCGTCATCCTCCCCATGGCGGACTGGATCGAGCGGAACTTCAAGCGGTCCAACCGGCGATACCGGGGATCGTTCCCCGAGCGGGAGGCACGGGATTATTCCCTGCGCCTGTTCGGGGAGGGGATCGATTTCGTCATCCTCGGCCACTTCCACCAGGAGCGGCTGGACCGCTTTTCCCGGGAGGCGTCGACGAAGGTCGTCGCGGTCCTGCCGTCGTGGAAGGACCGGTGGCGCTACTTCTACCTCACCGCCGAGGGGGCGTACGGCTTCCGCGCGTTCAAGGCCGGCGAACCGCTGCTGCCCCTCACGGCAATACCCACCCCGGAACCGGGACGTTCCTAG
- a CDS encoding polysaccharide biosynthesis/export family protein: MSVNKGWAVAMFLVAMTPMHLYAQEEKAPAPVAAPSAVPETGYKIGPGDVLNIEVWKDPVLTRLVTVLPDGMIAFPLVGEIAAEGKTVSQLKKEIEGRLARYVQDAVITVEVRQMGSLHVYVLGRVNAPGRSILSANVNVLQALAIAGGPNAFANKSRIRIFRQEGANTVVLPFDYDDVTAGKNMESNILLRRGDVVFVP; the protein is encoded by the coding sequence ATGAGCGTCAATAAGGGATGGGCCGTCGCGATGTTCCTCGTGGCGATGACACCGATGCATCTTTATGCGCAGGAGGAGAAGGCGCCCGCCCCGGTTGCGGCCCCTTCGGCCGTCCCCGAGACGGGGTACAAGATCGGCCCCGGGGACGTGCTGAACATCGAGGTGTGGAAGGACCCGGTCCTGACCCGGCTGGTGACCGTCCTGCCGGACGGGATGATCGCGTTCCCGCTGGTCGGGGAGATCGCGGCGGAAGGGAAGACGGTCTCCCAGCTCAAGAAAGAGATCGAGGGGAGGCTGGCGCGGTACGTCCAGGACGCCGTCATCACCGTGGAAGTGCGGCAGATGGGCAGCCTCCACGTCTACGTGCTCGGGCGGGTCAACGCGCCCGGCCGGTCGATCCTGAGCGCGAACGTCAACGTCCTCCAGGCGCTGGCGATCGCGGGGGGCCCCAATGCCTTCGCCAACAAGTCCCGGATCCGGATCTTCCGACAGGAGGGGGCGAATACCGTCGTCCTCCCGTTCGATTACGACGACGTGACGGCGGGGAAGAACATGGAGTCGAACATCCTGCTCCGGCGGGGGGACGTGGTCTTTGTCCCATGA
- a CDS encoding tetratricopeptide repeat protein — protein MKSRYVVLALVIAVALLSACSGPDEKKMKFYNRGKAYYDNTDYVKAGLEFKNAIQIDPKFDNSYYMLGMTQMMRGDFGGAFKSLGKATELNPKLLPAQIQMGKLLVGAGQGDKAMERAEIILREDPGNEDAQILQGAVFLAAKEYAKARAHLEGMLSRGVVKPDVYMLLAASYTRDKEYRSAEGVLVKGLKTHEKFLPMHRGLADVYMATGRTEETASEVRKVIELEPENYGNRITLAGLYWDTGRQSQGREVLDALLAEKPADEGRRLDTAAFYGSRGSVQDAEAVLREGIRQNGKSYRMRFLLSDLYRDTGRTDNAVVVLKECLALDKDPAAPDILQAKVSLARVHAVRQELDKAGGYVDDVIKESPRNVDAHLLKGNLYLLRQDGAGAVAEFRTVVDEKPRFIPGYLFLAEGHLLKNEKALAQETLQRALKVDPGSRDARRALAKVHAMKGEFPRAEEYLKKNLEEQPGNLQAMADLGDLYLAAKDWKKAEGAYLDIQKKAPQSALGYMRMGEFYSAQKKWDRAADEYEQAVKRDPGQDVLFASLVQLYAGQKKFGPAIAACEARVQRNPKDGFAWHLMGQLYVAQGDRTKAEEAFRKAMDADPENLANYQSLGRLYASGKDYPRAVQVYERAVAKRPDFWPAANDLAALLSDHGKSKEDLDRALVLAQGALKRRPEEGVVQDTLGWVYYRKGDAKRALEYLQTAQKKLPENPEVNYHLGMACVQDGKKQDAKGYLQKALAGKEEFTGREEAAITLAGI, from the coding sequence ATGAAATCCCGATACGTTGTTCTGGCTCTCGTTATCGCGGTCGCGCTGCTTTCGGCGTGCAGCGGGCCGGACGAGAAGAAGATGAAGTTCTACAACCGGGGGAAGGCCTATTACGACAACACGGATTACGTCAAGGCCGGCCTCGAGTTCAAGAACGCCATCCAGATCGACCCCAAGTTCGACAACTCCTACTACATGCTCGGGATGACGCAGATGATGCGGGGGGACTTCGGAGGCGCGTTCAAGAGTCTCGGCAAGGCCACGGAGCTCAACCCGAAGCTGCTGCCCGCCCAGATCCAGATGGGGAAACTGCTCGTCGGCGCGGGCCAGGGCGACAAGGCGATGGAGCGGGCCGAAATCATCCTGCGGGAAGACCCCGGGAACGAGGATGCGCAGATCCTCCAGGGCGCCGTGTTCCTCGCCGCGAAGGAGTACGCGAAGGCGCGCGCCCACCTCGAGGGGATGTTGAGCCGCGGGGTCGTGAAGCCGGACGTCTACATGCTCCTGGCCGCGTCGTACACCCGCGACAAGGAGTACCGCAGCGCGGAAGGGGTGCTGGTGAAAGGGCTGAAAACCCACGAGAAGTTCCTGCCGATGCACCGCGGCCTGGCCGACGTCTACATGGCGACCGGAAGGACGGAGGAAACCGCCTCCGAGGTGCGCAAGGTCATCGAGCTCGAGCCGGAGAATTACGGCAACCGGATCACCCTGGCGGGGCTCTACTGGGACACGGGGCGGCAGTCGCAAGGGCGGGAGGTCCTCGACGCCCTTCTCGCGGAAAAACCCGCCGACGAGGGGCGCCGGCTGGATACCGCCGCGTTTTACGGTTCCCGGGGCTCCGTGCAGGACGCGGAAGCGGTGCTCCGGGAGGGGATCCGGCAGAACGGGAAAAGTTACCGGATGCGCTTCCTGCTGAGCGACCTGTACCGGGACACCGGGAGGACCGACAACGCGGTCGTCGTGCTGAAGGAGTGCCTGGCCCTCGACAAGGACCCGGCGGCCCCGGACATCCTCCAGGCGAAAGTCTCCCTGGCCCGGGTCCACGCGGTGCGGCAGGAGCTCGACAAGGCGGGCGGGTACGTCGACGACGTGATCAAGGAGAGCCCGAGGAACGTGGACGCCCACCTGCTCAAGGGGAACCTGTACCTGCTGCGGCAGGACGGGGCGGGGGCGGTGGCGGAGTTCCGCACCGTGGTCGACGAGAAGCCCCGGTTCATCCCGGGGTATCTCTTCCTGGCGGAGGGGCACCTTCTGAAGAACGAGAAGGCGCTGGCGCAGGAGACGCTGCAGCGGGCCCTCAAGGTCGACCCGGGGTCGCGGGACGCGCGCCGGGCCCTGGCGAAAGTCCACGCGATGAAGGGGGAATTCCCGAGAGCGGAGGAGTACCTCAAGAAAAACCTCGAGGAGCAGCCGGGGAACCTGCAGGCGATGGCGGATCTCGGGGACCTGTACCTGGCGGCGAAGGATTGGAAAAAGGCGGAAGGCGCGTACCTCGACATCCAGAAGAAGGCCCCCCAGAGCGCGCTGGGGTACATGCGGATGGGGGAATTTTACTCCGCACAGAAGAAATGGGACCGCGCTGCCGATGAGTATGAGCAGGCGGTGAAACGGGACCCTGGGCAGGACGTCCTGTTCGCCTCCCTGGTGCAGCTCTACGCCGGGCAGAAGAAGTTCGGCCCCGCGATCGCCGCGTGCGAGGCCCGGGTGCAGAGGAACCCGAAGGACGGCTTCGCCTGGCACCTGATGGGGCAGTTGTACGTCGCACAGGGAGACCGTACGAAGGCGGAGGAGGCGTTCCGGAAGGCGATGGACGCCGACCCGGAAAACCTGGCGAACTACCAGTCGCTGGGGCGGCTCTACGCTTCCGGGAAGGATTACCCCAGGGCCGTGCAGGTCTACGAGAGGGCGGTGGCGAAACGGCCGGACTTCTGGCCCGCGGCGAACGACTTGGCCGCGCTATTGAGCGACCACGGGAAGTCGAAGGAAGATCTCGACCGGGCGCTCGTACTGGCGCAGGGGGCGCTCAAGCGGCGCCCCGAGGAGGGTGTCGTCCAGGACACCTTGGGGTGGGTGTATTACCGGAAGGGCGACGCGAAGCGGGCGCTGGAATATCTGCAGACGGCGCAGAAGAAACTTCCGGAGAACCCCGAGGTCAACTACCACCTCGGGATGGCCTGCGTTCAGGATGGAAAGAAGCAGGATGCGAAGGGGTACCTGCAGAAGGCGCTGGCGGGCAAGGAGGAGTTCACCGGGAGGGAGGAGGCCGCGATAACCCTTGCGGGGATTTGA
- a CDS encoding curli production assembly protein CsgG translates to MTRKILSLLLPALFLGACATVSTPPAPQESPVPKAQQQVAQEAAAAPASKRYKIRIAVGRFTNETNYGRSLLNDAELDRIGKQASDMLTSRLIQSGQFVVLERTDLNKVLWEQQIAGDSKLVGSDTLIIGSVTEFGRSVGGKTGFLSSTKVQTAKAKVDIRLVDVKTAHAYFSAIGAGEASSESGEIAGFGSRADYDATLNDRAIAAAISDVIDRLVSRLQERKWKTDILDIKGSQVFVAGGRRQGVREGDTLAVMEAGDTVKSRQTGFDVTLPPRQVATLKVVSLFGETETDEGAVCEVASGSVAAPPSPKLYVAEPAR, encoded by the coding sequence GTGACGAGAAAAATCCTTTCCCTGCTCCTTCCCGCCCTGTTCCTGGGCGCGTGCGCCACCGTCTCCACGCCCCCGGCGCCCCAGGAGTCGCCGGTCCCGAAGGCGCAGCAGCAGGTGGCGCAGGAAGCGGCGGCGGCCCCCGCATCGAAGCGGTACAAGATCAGGATCGCCGTGGGCCGCTTCACCAACGAGACCAACTACGGGCGCTCCCTCCTGAACGACGCCGAGCTGGACCGCATCGGCAAGCAGGCGTCCGACATGCTCACTTCCCGCCTGATCCAGTCCGGCCAGTTCGTCGTCCTGGAACGCACCGACCTGAACAAGGTCCTGTGGGAGCAGCAGATCGCGGGCGATTCGAAGCTGGTCGGGTCGGACACCCTGATCATCGGGTCGGTCACCGAATTCGGGCGGTCGGTGGGCGGAAAGACCGGGTTCCTCAGCAGCACCAAGGTGCAGACCGCCAAGGCGAAGGTCGACATCCGGCTGGTGGACGTGAAGACCGCGCACGCCTACTTCTCCGCGATCGGGGCGGGAGAGGCGAGCTCCGAGTCGGGAGAGATCGCCGGCTTCGGAAGCCGCGCGGACTACGACGCCACGCTGAACGACCGCGCCATCGCGGCGGCCATCTCCGACGTCATCGACCGGCTGGTGTCCCGGCTGCAGGAAAGGAAGTGGAAGACGGACATCCTCGATATCAAGGGAAGCCAGGTCTTCGTCGCCGGCGGCCGCCGGCAAGGGGTGCGGGAAGGGGACACGCTGGCCGTGATGGAGGCCGGCGACACCGTGAAGAGCAGACAGACGGGGTTCGACGTGACGCTTCCGCCCAGGCAGGTGGCAACGCTCAAGGTGGTGAGCCTGTTCGGCGAGACGGAAACGGACGAGGGGGCCGTCTGCGAGGTGGCCAGCGGTTCCGTCGCCGCTCCGCCCTCCCCGAAGCTGTACGTCGCGGAACCCGCAAGGTAG
- a CDS encoding outer membrane beta-barrel protein, producing the protein MSHDRFLKPAGWVTIAMAILSPAGALGYDFRLVPSLAAREGYNSNLYFTPQDRVDSWVTRVAPGLDVSGRTERLDAAAGGNLIWWWYSADSNLNTVDYDARGRAAYRFTDTFRASATGEYRKESSPDRIFEDTGVVQNFQVDYRQDYTASAEVALSEKAAATLSYAYQQVEYPDRPFQDFTYHTADLGFAYNLSRFATETKGRLDLGFGRGLYEGLTVNNYTATVGVFRAVHELWSARVGIGGRYTTSTFDVLGQRQESTDWGWVGDASVIYTGERTNASFTFSNDIAPAYGYAGAVLRTSGVLNLSRRFLHELSGTLLAGYYRNKSEAGQYSFRSIDEQSTRLRPGIRWEATKNIVLDASYQYTWLEYQLTGEKVVQNVVYASATLSYPFFDE; encoded by the coding sequence TTGTCCCATGACCGGTTCCTCAAACCGGCCGGGTGGGTGACGATCGCGATGGCGATCCTTTCCCCCGCGGGCGCGTTGGGATACGATTTCCGGCTCGTCCCGTCCCTGGCGGCGCGGGAGGGGTACAACAGCAACCTCTACTTCACGCCGCAGGACCGGGTGGACTCCTGGGTCACGAGGGTCGCTCCCGGCCTCGACGTGTCGGGAAGGACCGAGCGGCTGGACGCGGCCGCCGGGGGGAACCTGATCTGGTGGTGGTACAGCGCGGACTCGAACCTGAACACCGTCGATTACGACGCCCGGGGGCGGGCCGCATACCGGTTCACCGACACGTTCCGCGCCTCGGCGACCGGGGAGTACCGGAAAGAGTCGAGCCCGGACCGGATCTTCGAGGACACGGGCGTGGTGCAGAACTTCCAGGTGGATTACCGGCAGGACTACACCGCGTCGGCGGAGGTCGCCCTGAGCGAGAAGGCGGCGGCCACCCTGTCGTACGCTTATCAACAGGTGGAGTACCCGGATCGGCCGTTCCAGGATTTCACCTACCATACCGCGGACCTGGGGTTCGCCTACAACCTGTCGCGGTTCGCCACGGAGACGAAGGGGCGGCTGGACCTGGGGTTCGGCCGGGGCCTGTATGAGGGGCTCACGGTCAACAACTACACCGCGACGGTCGGGGTGTTCCGCGCGGTCCACGAGCTCTGGAGCGCCCGGGTGGGTATCGGCGGGCGATACACGACCTCGACGTTCGACGTGCTGGGGCAGCGGCAGGAGAGCACGGACTGGGGATGGGTGGGCGACGCCTCCGTGATCTATACCGGGGAGCGCACCAACGCGAGCTTCACCTTCTCCAACGACATCGCGCCGGCGTACGGGTACGCGGGGGCCGTCCTGCGGACCTCCGGGGTCCTCAACCTGAGCCGGCGGTTCCTGCACGAACTTTCGGGGACCCTCCTGGCCGGGTATTACCGGAACAAGTCCGAGGCGGGGCAATACTCCTTCCGGTCCATCGACGAGCAGTCCACCCGCCTTCGTCCCGGGATCCGGTGGGAGGCGACGAAGAACATCGTGCTCGACGCGTCGTATCAGTACACGTGGCTCGAGTACCAGCTGACGGGGGAGAAGGTCGTGCAGAACGTGGTCTACGCAAGCGCCACCCTGTCGTACCCGTTTTTCGACGAGTAG
- a CDS encoding DUF3617 family protein, whose translation MDPRSGSYWHPKRMIVATVTAILISTLAPGPVLADDLPALHQGLWKFQRTVAGKKIETTECTSPTEDMKKMNATLEKSGCRFSPAKKSGNVYTYTADCSMKMPTGATMSSRSASVMTVASESSYRIEIDVVTDGQASKELLVAQRVGDCPK comes from the coding sequence ATGGACCCACGATCCGGATCGTACTGGCACCCCAAGAGGATGATCGTCGCCACGGTAACCGCTATCCTCATCTCCACGCTTGCCCCCGGTCCTGTCCTTGCCGACGATCTGCCCGCGTTGCACCAGGGATTGTGGAAGTTCCAGCGCACGGTCGCCGGGAAGAAGATCGAGACGACAGAGTGCACGAGCCCGACGGAAGACATGAAAAAGATGAACGCGACGCTCGAAAAAAGCGGCTGCCGGTTCTCCCCCGCCAAGAAGTCGGGAAATGTCTACACGTATACGGCGGACTGCTCGATGAAGATGCCCACGGGCGCCACGATGAGCAGCCGCTCGGCGTCCGTCATGACGGTCGCCAGCGAGAGCTCCTACAGGATCGAGATCGACGTCGTGACCGACGGTCAGGCGTCGAAGGAGCTGCTGGTCGCGCAGCGGGTCGGTGACTGCCCGAAGTAG
- a CDS encoding DUF799 domain-containing protein, whose product MIRRGLLLPLAGFLFLSLGCAAAPPKKDYSAFRAANPRSILVVPVVNNTTNVDAPGIFLSTIPIPVAERGYYVFPVNMVKRVLEDEGLSDPDLVHMADTGRLCNLFGADSVLYVSIEAWTAQYMVISTQVTVEFDYVMKDGKTGDTIWKEHKRVVYAPQQQSGGSPLAALVAATVQAAVTKAAPNYMPLAQQANAEVINTPGVGLPAGPHHKEYGTDTVSSK is encoded by the coding sequence ATGATCCGCAGGGGGCTCCTTCTTCCACTCGCCGGATTCCTGTTCCTCTCCCTCGGCTGCGCCGCCGCTCCCCCGAAGAAGGATTACTCGGCGTTCCGCGCGGCGAACCCCCGCTCCATCCTCGTCGTTCCCGTCGTCAACAACACGACCAACGTCGATGCGCCCGGCATCTTCCTTTCGACCATCCCCATCCCCGTGGCGGAGCGGGGGTATTACGTCTTCCCGGTGAACATGGTGAAGCGGGTCCTTGAGGATGAGGGATTGTCGGACCCGGACCTGGTCCACATGGCCGACACGGGCCGGTTGTGCAACCTCTTCGGGGCGGACTCCGTGCTCTACGTCTCGATCGAGGCGTGGACCGCGCAGTACATGGTGATCTCGACGCAGGTGACCGTGGAGTTCGACTACGTGATGAAGGACGGGAAGACGGGGGACACGATCTGGAAGGAACACAAGAGGGTCGTGTACGCCCCGCAGCAGCAGAGCGGGGGAAGTCCCCTTGCCGCCCTGGTCGCCGCAACCGTGCAGGCGGCGGTCACCAAGGCCGCGCCGAACTACATGCCTCTTGCCCAGCAGGCGAACGCGGAGGTGATCAACACCCCGGGTGTGGGGCTCCCCGCGGGGCCGCACCACAAGGAGTACGGGACAGATACGGTTTCCTCGAAGTGA
- a CDS encoding porin family protein: MSRPALPVLALLASLALVLPAPADAAGPPPNYVQVKLGGYFPMASDIDTYDSGFNGEVSLGRYLAPGFAVEGGIGLFETEGRRPGSPVYREFEVIPLTFSIRGVIPSGPFEAYGMGGIGVYFTDDTSNGASDSAADIGLHLGLGGRYTLPNHVFFGLEGKYLWLTTSTFGTDTRLDGAVLTANIGYRF, from the coding sequence ATGAGCCGTCCCGCCCTGCCGGTCCTGGCGCTCCTCGCATCCCTGGCACTCGTCCTCCCCGCCCCTGCTGACGCGGCAGGTCCGCCGCCCAACTACGTCCAGGTGAAGCTCGGCGGATACTTCCCGATGGCCTCGGACATCGACACCTACGACTCCGGCTTCAACGGGGAGGTGTCCCTCGGACGGTACCTCGCACCGGGGTTCGCCGTGGAGGGGGGGATCGGACTCTTCGAGACCGAGGGCCGAAGGCCCGGCTCTCCGGTGTACCGCGAGTTCGAGGTCATCCCCCTCACCTTCAGCATCCGGGGCGTCATCCCGTCCGGACCGTTCGAGGCGTACGGCATGGGGGGGATCGGGGTCTACTTCACCGACGACACATCGAATGGCGCATCGGACAGCGCGGCGGACATCGGCCTGCACCTCGGGCTCGGCGGGAGGTACACCTTGCCGAACCACGTGTTCTTCGGCCTGGAAGGGAAGTATCTGTGGCTTACGACCAGCACGTTCGGGACCGACACCCGGCTCGACGGCGCCGTCCTGACCGCGAACATCGGGTACCGGTTCTGA